The following are from one region of the Coffea eugenioides isolate CCC68of chromosome 2, Ceug_1.0, whole genome shotgun sequence genome:
- the LOC113761476 gene encoding germin-like protein 1-2, translating into MAYQSAYNMNYQILLCLILFSLGFLLPLPSHSADPSPLQDFCVADLDSSLYINGFPCKNPDNVSSQDFFANGFQQSPGEFNIFDVNVTRQDVRRFPGLNTQGLSMNRVVLKPGGLNAPHSHPRASELALVMDGKLLVGLVTTGNVLYWKILTSGELFVIPPGLLHFQLNIGHENARFFASFNSQNPGIQFVPLALFNSTPSIPDLVLSTTFQVNQSIIELIKSRFATVSTVLKSSY; encoded by the coding sequence ATGGCATACCAGAGCGCCTACAATATGAATTACCAGATACTACTATGCTTGATACTCTTCTCCCTAGGCTTTCTCCTACCACTGCCATCCCATTCTGCTGATCCAAGCCCGTTGCAAGATTTCTGCGTTGCAGATCTTGATTCCTCTTTATACATTAATGGCTTTCCGTGCAAAAACCCTGATAATGTATCTTCACAAGACTTCTTCGCCAATGGGTTCCAACAAAGTCCAGGAGAATTCAATATTTTTGACGTCAATGTCACTCGTCAAGATGTTCGTCGATTTCCAGGACTCAACACTCAAGGGCTGTCAATGAACCGAGTGGTTTTGAAGCCCGGAGGGCTGAATGCACCCCATTCCCACCCTCGTGCATCCGAGCTGGCTCTAGTCATGGATGGAAAACTGCTTGTAGGCTTGGTGACAACCGGAAACGTTTTATactggaaaattttgacttcagGAGAGTTGTTTGTGATTCCTCCTGGGCTACTGCACTTCCAACTTAATATTGGACATGAGAACGCGCGCTTCTTCGCCTCGTTCAACAGTCAAAATCCAGGGATTCAGTTCGTCCCCCTTGCTCTTTTTAACTCCACGCCTTCGATTCCTGATCTCGTGTTGAGTACAACATTTCAAGTAAATCAAAGTATCATTGAGCTCATTAAGTCTAGGTTTGCAACTGTGTCAACTGTGCTTAAGTCATCTTATTAA
- the LOC113762392 gene encoding 60S ribosomal protein L18a-like protein: MSDDGKERYCSHHHHHHHHDDEEKQESPPPPPPPPPPEYGTFQGVANYPPQPVIGFPQPVPSPGASDRPYYAHGYQAVPGHAVAEGTPVTGRQRRLPCCGIGLGWFLFIIGFFLAAIPWYVAAFIILCAKVDPREKPGYITCTVAAILGTIAIIVGATKRDW, translated from the coding sequence ATGAGTGACGATGGGAAAGAGAGATACTGctcccaccaccaccaccatcaccaccatgatgatgaagaaaagcaagaatcaccaccaccaccgccaccaccaccaccacccgaATATGGAACTTTCCAAGGAGTAGCCAACTACCCTCCTCAACCAGTGATCGGCTTCCCTCAGCCGGTCCCATCTCCAGGTGCCTCAGATCGACCATACTATGCTCATGGTTATCAGGCTGTCCCGGGACATGCAGTTGCTGAGGGAACACCTGTAACAGGAAGACAGCGTCGTCTCCCTTGCTGTGGCATTGGCCTTGGCTGGTTCCTGTTTATCATTGGCTTCTTTCTTGCTGCAATCCCCTGGTATGTTGCTGCATTCATCATACTCTGTGCAAAAGTTGATCCTCGAGAAAAGCCTGGATATATTACATGCACTGTTGCTGCCATTCTTGGTACTATTGCTATTATTGTGGGCGCGACGAAGAGGGACTGGTGA